Proteins co-encoded in one Acidobacteriota bacterium genomic window:
- a CDS encoding TonB-dependent receptor, with amino-acid sequence MRLKDFSTRISILLIVMITFVVGTFAQADGRIAGTVTDANGGVIPGATVTVTNELTGETRSVTAGSDGSFLVVALKATKYTLTASGTNFETTTKKSVDLLVGQQLNFDLVLQAKGVSVQVDIVSGEDTIANTSSASMSANVNAREVEGLPVNGRQLSQLYLQAPGGVNSGTGTFSDIRFSGRANNQNVIRYDGVEGTAIIDASPGNLNGEIPSPFRLQSSLENVQEFRVDSNNFPAEYGTGTGGQISVVTKSGGNEFHGSVFEYLRRDKLDARNFFENSSPGIDKSPLKLDQFGGSIGGPIIKNKLFFFGSYEQYRGRFGLNFVEAAPALSLAAPGALIPGTSTPVNPLIQPFIAAFRSSAATVVPGGSAVSGFEILQLQDLEKTDEKAFAARFDYQVNPNHKVYLRYFRDEGKDISPEGVSGRVVSIQATPQNGVAGLQSLLKNDGTLINEFKVGFNGARTRVNGQAPTVNGLDFSAITLNISGSVANTGIAGQGTSSGISIPGGLVRANSATNGRGQPYTPYSLGFIDSLSWIRGNHNVKFGGEYRMIRMYTDRLGGTTYTFSNLASFLANTPTSVQYLGDVSAASPFNNGATGQRLAKQEYYIGYGQDEWKIKPGLTLSYGMRYEYYSPLREDRNLQVLLDITTGTLKPPTEAAFQSSKSNFGPRVALTWSPDQDGTGFFSGGKTVFRGGIGLYYGPGQTEDQIQPIESDRISSTITSGTLLAFPANISGIISNFASNPTNRSYQPRAYSNNYKIPERIVQYSFSWQQQLPYNLTSTVAYVGSQGRNLFLRSVANQILPGSTTILNGSNIPTGVGVVNRTNATGQVIGVNTIRQFSIVSGTTVSNPYAEVDYKTSGGDDRYNALQMSLQRSFRTGLTMNLQYTFGKSEGNTAGSNEARTSAQLDNFEADRGRNNFDVRHTFNLSALYELPIGKGRTYDLGRAGNALLGGWEVGGIVNARSGVPVEVLVVRPDVVVQCTLAAGCPNGSGGTFANGFVANLPTFGTSFPSLPTGFVAVVNTPGGGNSRNIRRPNLVAGVDPYLNNDRNFINPAAFATPAPGQWGDFKRNELSGPTFRQFDMILAKRFRFTESVNFEFRTEFFNIFNQTNFANPSTTLSNALPNLAFNATTSVYSASTSNVVQPGQAFTQGAAGATFGLLRSTVGRTVGLGSNRQVQFAFRLNF; translated from the coding sequence ATGAGACTTAAAGATTTCTCTACCAGAATCTCTATTTTACTGATCGTAATGATCACTTTTGTGGTGGGCACTTTTGCCCAGGCCGACGGGCGCATTGCAGGTACGGTCACAGATGCCAACGGAGGCGTCATTCCAGGAGCGACCGTAACCGTTACCAATGAATTGACCGGCGAAACGCGGTCGGTTACAGCAGGCTCTGACGGCTCGTTCCTCGTCGTGGCTCTTAAGGCTACGAAGTACACCCTAACAGCCAGCGGGACGAACTTCGAAACGACGACGAAAAAGTCCGTGGATCTTCTTGTTGGTCAGCAATTGAACTTTGACCTGGTACTTCAGGCAAAAGGCGTTTCTGTGCAGGTTGATATCGTGTCTGGCGAGGATACGATCGCCAACACCTCGTCTGCCAGCATGAGTGCGAATGTTAACGCCCGCGAGGTCGAAGGACTTCCGGTCAACGGCCGTCAGCTTTCGCAGCTCTATCTGCAGGCTCCGGGCGGTGTCAACAGCGGAACCGGAACCTTCTCAGACATCCGCTTCTCGGGTCGTGCAAATAACCAGAACGTAATTCGGTACGACGGGGTAGAAGGAACTGCCATCATTGATGCCAGCCCGGGTAACTTGAACGGTGAGATACCGTCGCCTTTCCGTCTGCAGTCGAGCCTCGAGAATGTACAGGAATTTCGCGTAGATTCGAATAACTTTCCAGCCGAGTATGGAACCGGAACCGGCGGCCAGATCAGCGTGGTCACAAAATCAGGCGGCAACGAATTTCACGGCTCAGTGTTTGAGTATCTGCGCCGAGACAAGCTGGACGCACGCAACTTCTTTGAAAACTCATCGCCCGGGATCGATAAGAGCCCTCTCAAACTCGATCAGTTTGGCGGTTCGATCGGCGGCCCGATCATCAAGAACAAACTCTTCTTTTTCGGCAGCTACGAACAATACCGCGGGCGATTTGGCCTGAACTTTGTTGAGGCCGCTCCGGCCCTGTCGCTTGCAGCACCTGGAGCTTTGATCCCGGGAACATCTACTCCTGTAAATCCACTGATCCAGCCTTTTATCGCGGCATTCCGCTCATCGGCCGCGACGGTCGTTCCCGGCGGATCGGCAGTGTCTGGTTTTGAGATCCTGCAGCTTCAGGATCTTGAGAAGACGGACGAAAAAGCATTTGCGGCGCGTTTCGACTATCAGGTGAACCCGAATCACAAGGTTTACCTCCGCTACTTCCGCGACGAAGGAAAGGACATCTCGCCGGAGGGTGTTTCAGGCCGGGTCGTTTCGATCCAGGCAACACCCCAGAACGGCGTTGCCGGCCTGCAATCGCTCCTGAAGAACGACGGCACGCTCATCAATGAATTCAAGGTCGGTTTCAATGGTGCCCGAACCCGTGTGAACGGTCAGGCCCCAACGGTGAACGGACTCGATTTTTCGGCCATCACGTTGAATATTTCGGGCAGCGTGGCAAATACGGGAATTGCCGGACAGGGAACTTCTTCGGGTATCTCGATCCCCGGCGGTCTCGTTCGAGCCAACTCGGCGACTAACGGCCGCGGACAACCATATACACCGTATTCGCTCGGCTTTATCGACAGCCTGAGCTGGATCCGCGGCAATCACAACGTCAAATTTGGCGGTGAATATCGCATGATCCGAATGTACACGGACCGCCTCGGCGGGACGACCTACACATTTTCAAATCTGGCGAGTTTCCTCGCAAACACACCGACCTCGGTTCAATACCTCGGCGACGTAAGTGCGGCGAGCCCGTTCAATAACGGTGCAACCGGTCAGCGTTTGGCGAAGCAGGAATACTATATCGGCTATGGTCAAGACGAGTGGAAGATCAAACCGGGTCTAACACTCAGCTACGGCATGCGATACGAATATTACTCTCCGCTTCGCGAAGACCGCAACTTGCAGGTGCTTCTCGACATTACGACCGGAACTTTGAAACCGCCGACCGAAGCCGCTTTCCAATCTTCGAAATCGAATTTTGGCCCGCGTGTAGCATTGACCTGGTCGCCGGATCAGGATGGCACGGGCTTCTTCTCCGGCGGCAAGACCGTATTCCGCGGCGGCATCGGCCTCTATTATGGCCCGGGCCAGACGGAAGATCAGATCCAGCCGATCGAGAGCGACCGTATCAGCTCAACCATCACGAGCGGAACGCTGCTCGCATTCCCTGCAAACATTTCGGGAATCATCTCAAACTTTGCAAGTAACCCGACTAACCGCAGCTATCAGCCGCGTGCGTACTCGAACAACTACAAGATCCCCGAGCGGATCGTTCAGTACAGCTTCTCCTGGCAGCAGCAGTTGCCATACAACCTAACCTCGACGGTCGCCTACGTTGGCAGCCAGGGCCGCAACTTGTTTTTGAGAAGCGTCGCCAACCAGATCCTTCCTGGATCGACGACGATCCTCAACGGATCCAATATTCCGACCGGCGTCGGCGTGGTCAACCGCACCAACGCTACTGGACAGGTGATAGGTGTAAACACGATCCGCCAATTCAGCATCGTCAGCGGTACGACGGTTTCTAACCCATATGCAGAGGTCGACTACAAAACTTCGGGCGGTGACGACAGGTACAATGCTCTGCAGATGTCACTTCAGCGTAGCTTCCGTACTGGTTTGACAATGAACCTGCAGTACACCTTCGGCAAGAGCGAAGGCAACACGGCTGGTTCGAACGAGGCTCGTACGTCCGCTCAGCTCGATAATTTCGAGGCTGACCGCGGCCGTAACAACTTCGACGTACGCCACACGTTCAACCTGAGTGCACTCTACGAACTGCCGATCGGAAAGGGCAGAACCTACGATCTCGGCCGTGCTGGAAACGCACTGCTCGGCGGTTGGGAAGTCGGCGGCATCGTCAACGCCCGCAGCGGAGTGCCTGTTGAGGTCCTGGTGGTTCGTCCGGACGTGGTGGTTCAATGCACGCTTGCGGCCGGCTGTCCGAATGGATCCGGCGGTACATTTGCCAATGGTTTCGTTGCCAACCTTCCGACCTTCGGAACGAGCTTCCCGTCGCTGCCGACCGGCTTTGTCGCTGTCGTCAACACGCCCGGCGGCGGCAACTCGCGAAACATCCGTCGTCCTAATCTGGTCGCCGGAGTCGATCCGTATCTCAACAACGACCGTAACTTCATCAATCCGGCTGCGTTTGCAACACCAGCACCGGGCCAGTGGGGCGATTTCAAGAGAAATGAATTGTCAGGGCCGACATTCCGTCAGTTCGACATGATTCTCGCGAAACGGTTCAGATTTACGGAATCGGTGAACTTTGAGTTCAGAACGGAGTTCTTCAACATCTTTAACCAGACGAACTTTGCTAACCCGTCAACGACCCTTAGCAATGCTCTGCCGAATCTGGCATTCAACGCGACCACGAGTGTTTATTCGGCATCGACATCAAACGTCGTGCAGCCGGGCCAGGCATTCACGCAGGGTGCGGCCGGTGCGACATTCGGCCTGCTTCGTTCGACCGTTGGACGAACTGTTGGACTGGGCTCGAACAGACAGGTCCAGTTTGCTTTCAGGCTTAACTTCTAG